CGTTCAGAAGAAAACATCATTACCCTTAATGTACACCCAGGACTTCACAGAACAGATATATCCTATAATCTTCCTAATCAtgaggaaccttctcctgaccaatcacagattgttaccacAACTATAGGTCAGAAAGGAGGTGAAAGTGTTCACCGTGGTAAAGAGTTCACAAAAAGCTCAGGCCTTTCTACAGACAGagaaattcacacaggagagaagccacattcctgctcagaatgtgggaaatttttcacacataaatcaaatttttttacacatcagagaattcactcaGGAaaaaaaccatattcatgttcagaatgtgggaagtgttttacacTGAAACcatatcttgttaaacatgagagaattcacacaggagagaagccatattcctgctcagaatgtgggaaatgttttactcataAATCGAATTTttttacacatcagagaattcacacaggagagaaaccatattcgtgttcagaatgtgggaaatgttttgcacgGAGATCATATCtcgttacacatgagagaattcacacaggagtgaagccgtattcatgttcaaaatgtggtaaatgttttaaagataaatcatgccttgttacacatgagagaactcacacaggagagaagccatattcatgttcagaatgtgggaaattttttacacaaaaatcatctcttgttatacatgagagaattcacacaggagagaaaccatattcatgttcagaatgtggtaaatgttttaaaGATAAATCAAaccttgttacacatgagag
This portion of the Bufo gargarizans isolate SCDJY-AF-19 chromosome 1, ASM1485885v1, whole genome shotgun sequence genome encodes:
- the LOC122924983 gene encoding gastrula zinc finger protein XlCGF17.1-like; this encodes MLSLKDEDITQRSEENIITLNVHPGLHRTDISYNLPNHEEPSPDQSQIVTTTIGQKGGESVHRGKEFTKSSGLSTDREIHTGEKPHSCSECGKFFTHKSNFFTHQRIHSGKKPYSCSECGKCFTLKPYLVKHERIHTGEKPYSCSECGKCFTHKSNFFTHQRIHTGEKPYSCSECGKCFARRSYLVTHERIHTGVKPYSCSKCGKCFKDKSCLVTHERTHTGEKPYSCSECGKFFTQKSSLVIHERIHTGEKPYSCSECGKCFKDKSNLVTHERTHTGEKPYSCSQCGKCFTDNSNLLIHRKSHTGEKPYLCSECGKGFTQKSYLVIHKRIHTEEKPFPHI